A stretch of DNA from Thermanaerothrix sp.:
ATTCTTGATATCGCCCGGGAATACGATGTGACCTTAAGTTTAGGAGATGCCCTGCGGCCAGGGGCGATTCATGATGCAACCGATCAGGCCCAGATCGAAGAGCTATTTGAACTGCAGGCCCTGGTTGAGCGGGCCCGGGCACAGGGTGTCCAGGTTATGATAGAAGGGCCGGGCCATGTTCCCCTTGATGAGATAGAAACAGACATAAACCTCATGAAAAAGATAGGGAAGGGAGCCCCTGTTTTTGTATTAGGGCCTCTTCCTACCGATAGGGGGGTGGGATACGATCATATCGTTGCTGCCGTAGGGGGTGCCCTCGCAGGTTTTTATGGGGCCGACTTTCTTTGCTATGTAACTCCTTCAGAACATGTGTCTCTTCCCGGTATAGCCGAAGTTCGGGAAGGGGTTGTGGCCGCCCGTATCGCCGCCACCATTGCCGATGTGGCCCGGCATCACCCTGGGGCCCTTGCTTTANAAAGCCGAATGTCCCTTGCCCGTTCCCGCCTTGATTGGGAAGAAATGTTTGCAACAGCCATCCACCCTGAAAGGGCCCGCAAATATTATGAGGATCGGCCCTATAAAGAAGAGGGCTGTTCCATGTGTGGCCCCTTTTGTGCCATACGGATAGGGGAGTCTTTGGGGAGCTAACATTAGGATACT
This window harbors:
- the thiC gene encoding phosphomethylpyrimidine synthase ThiC; its protein translation is LEAARQSILTEEMKVCAAAEQVRPEVVLGKLQTGHAVLPKNKRHSLVRPMIVGEDFSVKVNANIGTSRGYSSLEEELEKMEVAIEAGADALMVLSTWGSLKEIRQRVVERSPVPVGSVPIYDAAVEAYHQGKRVIDFAEGDFIEMVRNHAEDGVDFMTIHAGITRRVLECLPKTQAGSPLYHSRRYIPLVSRGGAILAGWMRQNKQENPFYHHFDEILDIAREYDVTLSLGDALRPGAIHDATDQAQIEELFELQALVERARAQGVQVMIEGPGHVPLDEIETDINLMKKIGKGAPVFVLGPLPTDRGVGYDHIVAAVGGALAGFYGADFLCYVTPSEHVSLPGIAEVREGVVAARIAATIADVARHHPGALALXSRMSLARSRLDWEEMFATAIHPERARKYYEDRPYKEEGCSMCGPFCAIRIGESLGS